One Mycobacterium sp. SMC-4 DNA window includes the following coding sequences:
- a CDS encoding IS481 family transposase has product MSKARVVVLEVTSGHLTVTEAANQYGLSRQHIYRLLARYRDGGLAAVDARSRRPTSNPRAVSDDVIIAIVTLREALTADGLDAGPLTLQWHLGQRGLPVPSTSTIRRILHHHGLITAQPRKRPKSSYRRFEASQPNECWQSDFTHWALADGTDTEILSWLDDCSRYLLTCTAYPRVTGADVVASFTDTAATHGLPAATLTDNGAVYTSRFTHGHNDFERLLNSLGVTQKNGRPGHPQTQGKIERFHRTLKLWLSQHQRPSTLAELQQLLDTFAMIYNTERPHRAHRHSATPHTVYHALPKAHPAGVTEHFRIRHDTVDQFGKLTLRYSSRLHHLGIGRQHAHTPVLILVTTQTVTVISKTSHQLIASHHIDPDRNYWRNQQKNPGRWPGQSVTDDATQV; this is encoded by the coding sequence ATGTCCAAAGCGCGTGTGGTCGTCCTCGAAGTCACCAGCGGCCACCTGACAGTCACCGAAGCGGCAAACCAGTACGGGCTGTCGCGCCAACACATCTACCGGCTGCTCGCCCGCTACCGCGACGGCGGCCTGGCGGCTGTCGACGCCCGCTCACGGCGCCCGACCAGCAACCCTCGCGCCGTGTCCGACGACGTCATCATCGCCATCGTCACGCTGCGCGAAGCGCTGACCGCCGACGGCCTCGACGCCGGACCCCTGACCCTGCAGTGGCATCTGGGCCAACGTGGGCTGCCGGTGCCCTCAACCTCGACCATCCGGCGCATCCTGCACCACCACGGCCTCATCACCGCCCAGCCGCGCAAGCGTCCTAAAAGCTCCTACCGGCGCTTTGAAGCCTCCCAGCCCAATGAATGCTGGCAATCCGACTTCACCCACTGGGCCCTGGCCGACGGCACTGACACCGAGATCTTGTCCTGGCTCGACGACTGCTCTCGCTACCTGCTGACCTGCACCGCCTACCCCCGCGTCACCGGCGCAGACGTCGTGGCCAGCTTCACCGACACCGCCGCCACCCACGGACTGCCCGCCGCCACGCTGACCGACAACGGCGCGGTCTACACCTCACGATTCACCCACGGCCACAACGACTTCGAGCGCCTCCTCAACAGCCTCGGCGTCACCCAAAAGAACGGCCGCCCAGGCCACCCGCAAACCCAAGGAAAGATCGAACGCTTCCACCGAACCCTCAAGCTCTGGCTCAGCCAACACCAGCGCCCCTCGACACTGGCTGAGCTACAACAGCTGCTCGACACCTTCGCCATGATCTACAACACCGAGCGTCCCCACCGCGCCCACCGCCACAGCGCCACACCGCACACCGTCTACCACGCCCTGCCCAAAGCCCACCCCGCCGGCGTCACCGAGCACTTCCGTATCCGCCACGACACCGTGGACCAATTCGGCAAGCTCACCCTGCGCTACAGCAGCCGCCTACACCACCTCGGCATCGGCCGCCAACACGCCCACACCCCAGTCCTGATCCTCGTGACCACCCAAACCGTCACCGTCATCAGCAAAACCAGCCACCAACTCATCGCCAGCCACCACATCGACCCCGACCGCAACTACTGGCGCAACCAACAGAAAAACCCCGGCCGATGGCCGGGGCAATCTGTCACCGATGACGCGACTCAGGTGTAA
- a CDS encoding helix-turn-helix domain-containing protein, whose product MTDLRALTDAADNADPAQGLRAVRALQRLQERLEAIHVANARAQGWSWQAIADALGVSRQAVHQKYNRRK is encoded by the coding sequence GTGACAGATCTTCGTGCATTGACCGACGCAGCCGACAATGCGGACCCGGCGCAGGGTCTGCGCGCGGTACGCGCGTTGCAACGCCTCCAAGAGCGATTGGAAGCCATCCACGTCGCCAATGCCCGCGCCCAGGGATGGAGTTGGCAGGCGATCGCCGACGCACTCGGGGTCAGTCGCCAAGCAGTCCATCAGAAGTACAACCGGAGGAAATGA
- a CDS encoding Clp protease N-terminal domain-containing protein: MFERFGRHARVAVVLAQEEAKELGANVIEPQHLLAGVLRSASRQLSAELAALGLSADVVRDRLTAGTSEASFDDDADALRAIGIDLPAVRDRVNRTFGAGSFENALGGSGRRLRRGTLPFAKSTKKALELGLREALAHKTSVIESEHLLLGIVRAGDPVACGLITEHVTVDELRHSIDALLRGAA, translated from the coding sequence ATGTTCGAACGTTTCGGCCGCCATGCCCGAGTTGCCGTCGTTCTCGCTCAGGAAGAGGCAAAAGAGCTCGGCGCCAACGTGATCGAACCGCAACACCTCTTGGCAGGGGTATTGCGGAGTGCCAGTCGGCAACTCTCGGCTGAACTCGCCGCCCTGGGTTTGAGCGCCGATGTGGTTCGCGATCGGTTAACAGCTGGAACGAGTGAGGCGTCCTTCGACGATGACGCCGATGCCCTGCGAGCTATTGGTATCGACCTTCCTGCGGTGCGGGATCGGGTCAACCGTACTTTCGGTGCCGGTTCATTCGAGAATGCGTTGGGGGGCTCGGGGAGGCGCCTTCGACGCGGCACACTGCCGTTTGCGAAATCGACGAAGAAGGCGCTTGAGCTTGGGCTGCGAGAAGCACTCGCGCACAAAACTTCAGTGATCGAGTCCGAACATCTCTTGTTGGGCATCGTGCGGGCGGGCGACCCTGTGGCCTGCGGTTTGATCACCGAGCACGTCACGGTCGATGAACTCCGTCACTCGATCGATGCCCTGTTGCGCGGAGCCGCCTGA
- a CDS encoding VOC family protein translates to MTAVLSAVVVESVDPERLNRFWSELLNSPADGARLEFVPSTLGKDDKNRLHLDLASTSVDQQSELVELACVLGGRRIDIGQGTVPWAVMADPEGNEFCVLEPRAEYLGLGPIAAVVTDVRDPGAACRFWAAELDVAPARTHADYAALRAGGGAWLEFVRNSNPPKRQGRLHLRFEAPGRGKTGPRCPVCHGDSAELADGEGNRFCLAQMQEG, encoded by the coding sequence GTGACCGCCGTCCTTTCCGCCGTGGTGGTGGAATCGGTCGACCCTGAGCGGCTGAACCGGTTCTGGTCGGAGCTGTTGAACTCGCCGGCCGACGGCGCGCGCTTGGAGTTCGTGCCGAGCACCCTCGGCAAGGACGACAAGAACCGCCTCCACCTGGATCTGGCCTCGACGTCGGTCGACCAGCAATCCGAGCTTGTCGAGCTGGCATGTGTGCTGGGCGGTCGTCGAATCGACATCGGGCAAGGAACAGTTCCCTGGGCCGTGATGGCAGATCCGGAGGGAAACGAGTTCTGCGTCCTGGAGCCACGTGCGGAGTACCTCGGCCTCGGCCCCATCGCCGCGGTGGTGACCGATGTGCGCGATCCGGGTGCCGCCTGCCGGTTCTGGGCCGCGGAGCTCGATGTCGCCCCGGCGCGCACTCACGCGGATTACGCAGCACTTCGCGCCGGGGGCGGCGCGTGGCTGGAGTTCGTCCGCAACTCGAACCCACCCAAGAGGCAGGGTCGGCTGCATCTCCGGTTCGAGGCACCCGGACGCGGAAAGACTGGGCCGCGGTGCCCGGTCTGCCACGGTGATTCGGCCGAGCTGGCAGATGGCGAAGGTAATCGATTCTGCCTGGCACAGATGCAGGAAGGCTGA
- a CDS encoding helix-turn-helix domain-containing protein, with protein MRPVHAGPNAAPIAIGARIRNARKAQGLTLSQVADSSGLTKGFLSRLERDETSPSVATLVQLCQVLSLSLGALFAEPEIQKVSVDEAPLINLGGTGVTERLISPRAEARVQVIRSSMQPGATGGTELYTISSQVEVLHVLSGAVTVHFVDRDVALTAGDSLTFPGREPHNWDADPVAGAEVTWVIVPASWSGTS; from the coding sequence GTGCGGCCAGTCCATGCCGGTCCGAATGCCGCACCGATTGCGATCGGGGCGCGCATTCGCAACGCGCGAAAAGCGCAGGGACTGACGCTTTCTCAGGTCGCCGACAGCAGCGGCCTCACCAAGGGATTCCTGAGCCGGCTCGAGCGCGACGAAACCTCGCCCAGTGTTGCCACCCTGGTGCAGCTGTGCCAGGTGCTCTCGCTGTCACTCGGGGCATTGTTCGCCGAGCCGGAGATCCAGAAGGTCTCCGTCGACGAGGCGCCCTTGATCAATTTGGGCGGCACGGGGGTGACGGAACGACTGATCTCGCCGCGCGCCGAAGCTCGGGTTCAGGTCATTCGGTCGAGCATGCAGCCCGGCGCTACCGGCGGCACCGAGTTGTACACGATCAGCAGCCAGGTCGAAGTGCTCCACGTGCTCTCCGGAGCGGTCACCGTGCATTTCGTGGATCGCGATGTCGCATTGACTGCCGGCGACTCCCTGACGTTCCCGGGCCGAGAACCCCACAACTGGGACGCCGACCCGGTCGCCGGCGCCGAGGTCACGTGGGTGATCGTTCCGGCATCCTGGAGTGGAACCTCCTGA
- the speB gene encoding agmatinase: protein MQQPPIGPVDASVVPRFAGIATFARLPRLDEVDHADIAVVGVPFDSGVSYRPGARFGPAHVRESSRLLRPFNPAQHIAPFAVQQVADAGDIAANPFSIDAAVAEIEAGALQLASRADRLVTIGGDHTIALPLLRTVAAKHGPVAVLHFDAHLDTWDTYFGAPVTHGTPFRRASEEGLIDLTASMHVGTRGPLYGVEDLSDDARLGFAIVTTEEIEEQGVSVAIERIRSRVGEAPLYISIDIDVLDPAHAPGTGTPEAGGMTSRELLRIIRALADRRIVGADVVEVAPAYDHAQLTGIAAAHVAYELISAMAPRGHDHG from the coding sequence ATGCAACAACCGCCGATAGGCCCGGTCGACGCCAGCGTCGTTCCCCGCTTCGCCGGCATCGCCACGTTCGCCCGGCTCCCGCGTCTGGACGAGGTTGACCACGCCGACATCGCGGTTGTCGGTGTGCCCTTCGACAGCGGAGTCAGCTACCGGCCCGGTGCCCGCTTCGGCCCGGCGCATGTCCGCGAGTCGTCGCGACTGCTGCGTCCCTTCAATCCCGCACAGCACATCGCACCGTTCGCGGTGCAACAGGTGGCCGATGCCGGTGACATCGCGGCCAATCCGTTCAGCATCGACGCCGCAGTCGCCGAGATCGAGGCGGGCGCACTGCAACTCGCCTCGCGCGCGGATCGCCTGGTGACGATCGGGGGCGATCACACGATTGCGCTGCCGCTGTTGCGTACGGTCGCGGCCAAGCACGGCCCCGTCGCCGTGCTGCACTTCGATGCCCACCTCGACACCTGGGACACCTATTTCGGCGCGCCTGTCACGCACGGCACCCCGTTCCGGCGCGCCTCCGAAGAAGGCCTGATCGACCTGACCGCGAGTATGCACGTCGGGACCCGCGGCCCGCTCTACGGAGTAGAGGATCTCAGCGACGACGCGCGCCTGGGCTTCGCGATCGTGACCACCGAAGAGATTGAGGAGCAGGGAGTCTCGGTGGCCATCGAGCGCATCCGCAGCCGCGTCGGCGAGGCACCGCTCTACATCTCCATCGACATCGACGTCCTCGACCCCGCGCACGCACCGGGCACCGGCACCCCCGAAGCAGGGGGGATGACCAGTCGCGAGCTGCTGCGCATCATCCGGGCGCTGGCCGACCGGCGGATCGTCGGCGCCGACGTCGTCGAGGTCGCCCCGGCCTACGACCACGCCCAGCTGACCGGCATCGCCGCCGCGCACGTCGCCTACGAACTGATCAGCGCAATGGCGCCGCGCGGGCACGACCATGGCTGA
- a CDS encoding cytosine permease: MTSLYTRLDRRLEIQADNAGPLRGTLSLPRIGMIWLAANLVVTTLLTGTLLIPAVDYGTALTMILLGTLGGAVVLTLVGNIGTRTGLPTMALTRGAFGIRGSLLPVAANVVILMGWSWVQAMLAGVTVNYLVESLTGFSNPALFAVLCQTIVVLIAILGHEGIARIEPWLAVLMLAIIGYIFIVAFTSFSPADFQAIPIDASIGYTSVTVLDIVIATAISWTVLSADFNRLARSSKAGIVGSGIGYTLSTVIAMTLGATAIGYVILRGDEAAAFDPGTIVAAFGPPLAIVIFLSVMATNTMVVYGMVQSVVNARPGSRLRFLPTVLVLGVISIIGATWLGLLGQFTDFLVMIGAFFVPVFAIMIVDYYILKRAAYTADILRDGPGRYWYLAGVNWIAVAAWAVGAVMSYVWAYVWPSPIGATIPAFFLTFVLYLVAMLPSRARQPREPSVHLAVRSDAEQV, from the coding sequence ATGACCTCGCTCTACACCCGCCTCGACCGTCGCCTGGAAATCCAGGCCGACAATGCCGGACCCCTGCGCGGCACCCTCTCGCTACCGCGCATCGGCATGATCTGGCTGGCCGCCAACCTGGTCGTGACCACACTGCTGACCGGCACGCTGCTGATTCCCGCCGTTGATTACGGCACCGCGCTCACCATGATCCTGCTGGGCACCCTCGGCGGTGCCGTCGTGCTCACTCTGGTGGGCAACATCGGAACCCGCACGGGGCTACCGACGATGGCGCTGACCCGCGGCGCGTTCGGCATCCGCGGCAGTCTGCTGCCGGTGGCCGCGAACGTGGTGATCCTGATGGGGTGGAGTTGGGTGCAGGCGATGCTGGCCGGAGTGACCGTCAACTACCTCGTCGAAAGCCTCACCGGATTCTCCAACCCCGCGCTGTTCGCGGTCCTGTGCCAGACGATCGTGGTGCTGATCGCCATCCTCGGCCACGAGGGCATCGCCCGGATCGAGCCGTGGCTGGCCGTGCTGATGTTGGCGATCATCGGATACATCTTCATCGTCGCGTTCACCAGCTTCAGTCCGGCAGATTTCCAGGCGATTCCGATCGACGCGTCGATTGGCTACACGTCGGTGACGGTTCTGGACATCGTCATCGCCACCGCGATCTCTTGGACGGTGTTGTCGGCGGACTTCAATCGGCTGGCCCGCTCGAGCAAGGCCGGCATCGTCGGTTCGGGCATCGGCTACACCCTCTCGACGGTCATCGCGATGACCCTCGGTGCAACCGCGATCGGTTACGTCATCCTTCGCGGCGACGAGGCCGCCGCCTTCGACCCGGGCACCATCGTCGCCGCGTTCGGCCCACCCCTGGCGATCGTGATCTTCCTGTCCGTCATGGCCACCAACACGATGGTCGTCTACGGCATGGTGCAGTCGGTGGTCAACGCCCGGCCCGGCAGCAGGCTGCGCTTCCTGCCCACCGTGCTGGTTCTCGGTGTCATCTCGATCATCGGCGCAACCTGGCTGGGGTTGCTCGGCCAGTTCACCGACTTCCTGGTGATGATCGGCGCGTTCTTCGTTCCGGTGTTCGCGATCATGATCGTCGACTACTACATCCTGAAGCGCGCGGCGTACACCGCCGACATTCTGCGCGACGGCCCGGGGCGCTACTGGTATCTCGCCGGGGTCAACTGGATTGCCGTCGCGGCCTGGGCGGTCGGTGCGGTGATGTCGTATGTGTGGGCCTACGTCTGGCCCAGTCCGATCGGCGCGACCATTCCGGCGTTCTTCCTGACATTCGTCCTGTATTTGGTGGCCATGCTGCCCAGCCGCGCGCGTCAGCCTCGGGAGCCCAGCGTTCACCTTGCCGTCCGGTCCGACGCAGAACAGGTGTGA
- a CDS encoding cyclase family protein — protein sequence MRELSHPITAGMQVYPGDPPVRVESALELARDGVDVVALHLGSHTGTHLDAPSHTIAGARTTGGIGLDELVGDALVVHLTGCAPRSTYGLAEIEAALPDGLPVRLPPIIVLDTGWAAHFGTDEAFDHPALDPDAAVELLRRGMHVLAVDTLSPDPTAAAVAEFPVHRAVLGADALIVENLCHLDTLAANVCVGFFPLPIDADGAPVRAVAFDGSH from the coding sequence ATGCGTGAACTGAGCCACCCGATCACCGCCGGGATGCAGGTGTATCCCGGCGATCCCCCGGTGCGGGTGGAATCCGCTCTCGAACTCGCCCGTGACGGCGTGGATGTCGTTGCGCTGCATCTGGGTTCGCACACCGGAACACACCTGGACGCACCATCGCACACCATCGCCGGGGCGCGCACCACCGGAGGCATCGGACTCGACGAACTGGTCGGCGATGCGCTGGTGGTGCATCTCACCGGCTGCGCACCGCGCTCGACATATGGCCTCGCCGAGATCGAGGCGGCGCTTCCGGACGGCCTGCCCGTCCGGCTGCCACCGATCATCGTCCTCGATACCGGCTGGGCCGCGCACTTCGGCACCGATGAGGCATTCGATCACCCTGCGCTCGACCCTGATGCCGCCGTCGAATTGTTGCGCCGCGGAATGCACGTGCTCGCCGTCGACACCCTCAGCCCGGACCCTACCGCAGCGGCTGTCGCCGAGTTCCCGGTGCATCGCGCCGTCCTCGGTGCCGATGCGCTGATCGTCGAAAACCTCTGCCATCTGGACACTCTCGCCGCGAATGTGTGCGTCGGGTTCTTCCCGCTGCCGATCGACGCCGACGGCGCACCGGTTCGGGCCGTCGCGTTCGACGGGAGTCACTGA
- a CDS encoding nitrilase-related carbon-nitrogen hydrolase — protein MRTLRASAIALPIEFGDAEHNVAAARAALQACAPGPHLIVLPELAFSGYVFADGAEARALSMTADDPRLTSLTSDVPQGAVAVVGFCERAGDRLYNSALVLARSGILGCYRKAHLWDEESRFFSVGDEAGMVLETPIGRLGVAICYDIEFPEVPRRLALAGADVLALPVNWPLAERPDGEHPPETIQAMAAARASRLPTVIADRHGTERGVEWTGGTAVISGHGWVCATPDERGVASAIVTIDTGKALGNNNDLFADRRPELYTEVSRRT, from the coding sequence ATGCGCACCCTACGGGCCTCGGCTATCGCGCTGCCGATCGAGTTCGGCGACGCGGAACACAACGTCGCCGCCGCGCGTGCGGCCCTGCAGGCGTGCGCGCCCGGACCCCACCTCATCGTGCTTCCCGAACTGGCCTTCAGCGGCTATGTCTTCGCCGACGGTGCCGAAGCCCGCGCGCTGTCGATGACCGCTGACGACCCGCGCCTGACCTCTTTGACCTCCGATGTCCCGCAGGGCGCGGTGGCGGTGGTGGGGTTCTGCGAGCGAGCCGGCGATCGGCTGTACAACTCGGCGCTGGTGCTCGCGCGATCCGGCATCCTGGGCTGCTACCGCAAGGCGCACCTCTGGGACGAGGAGAGCCGGTTCTTCAGCGTCGGCGACGAAGCGGGGATGGTCCTGGAGACGCCGATCGGTCGCCTCGGTGTCGCCATCTGCTACGACATCGAATTCCCGGAGGTGCCTAGGCGATTGGCGCTGGCCGGGGCCGACGTGTTGGCACTGCCGGTCAACTGGCCGCTGGCCGAACGGCCCGACGGTGAGCACCCGCCCGAGACCATTCAAGCGATGGCGGCCGCACGGGCGTCGAGGCTGCCGACGGTGATCGCCGACCGACATGGCACCGAGCGCGGGGTCGAATGGACCGGGGGCACCGCCGTGATCTCCGGCCACGGCTGGGTGTGCGCGACGCCCGACGAGCGCGGCGTCGCCTCGGCGATCGTCACCATCGACACCGGCAAAGCGCTCGGGAACAACAACGACCTGTTCGCCGATCGTCGACCGGAGCTCTACACCGAGGTCAGCCGTCGAACCTGA
- a CDS encoding SDR family oxidoreductase, translating to MPRRHDDIAIPDLTGTRAVLTGASDGIGLGIATSLAGAGAEVVMPVRNAAKGEAAAERIRARHPHAKLALESVDLSSLASVAALGAKLRSAGAPIHLLVNNAGVMTPPDRQSTVDGFELQFGTNHLGHFALTGQLLPLLRAGRARVTSQTSIAARSGVINWDDLNWVRSYNGMAAYRQSKIACGLFGLELARRSAVAGWGITSNISHPGVAPTSLLSARTEVGRDRDTTQVRMIRWLSARGLLVGSVDSAALPALMAATATEPGAFYGPQWPGAAGGPPGPQKLWKPLQDNQTAARLWEVSEGLTGVRFDG from the coding sequence ATGCCACGCAGACATGACGACATCGCCATCCCCGACCTGACCGGCACGCGTGCCGTGCTGACCGGTGCCAGCGACGGGATCGGCCTGGGCATCGCCACCAGTCTGGCCGGCGCCGGCGCCGAGGTGGTCATGCCGGTCCGAAACGCCGCCAAGGGCGAGGCCGCCGCGGAGCGGATACGGGCCCGGCATCCTCACGCGAAACTGGCGCTGGAATCAGTGGATCTGTCCTCGCTGGCATCGGTGGCCGCGCTCGGTGCGAAGCTGCGCTCCGCGGGTGCCCCGATTCACCTGCTGGTCAACAATGCCGGGGTGATGACACCACCGGACCGGCAGAGCACCGTCGACGGTTTCGAATTGCAGTTCGGCACCAATCATCTGGGCCACTTCGCGCTTACCGGGCAGCTGCTGCCACTGCTGCGGGCGGGTCGGGCGCGGGTGACCTCGCAGACCAGCATTGCCGCCCGCAGCGGCGTCATCAACTGGGACGACCTGAACTGGGTGCGCAGCTACAACGGTATGGCCGCCTACCGGCAGTCCAAGATCGCGTGTGGGTTGTTCGGGCTTGAGCTTGCCCGTCGCAGCGCCGTGGCCGGCTGGGGAATCACCAGCAACATCTCACACCCCGGTGTCGCGCCGACGAGCTTGTTGTCGGCGCGGACGGAGGTCGGCCGGGACCGCGACACCACGCAGGTCCGGATGATCCGCTGGCTGTCCGCGCGCGGGCTGCTCGTCGGCTCGGTGGACAGTGCCGCGTTGCCCGCGCTGATGGCGGCGACCGCCACCGAGCCCGGAGCGTTCTACGGGCCGCAGTGGCCCGGTGCCGCCGGCGGTCCGCCAGGTCCGCAGAAGTTGTGGAAGCCATTGCAGGACAACCAGACCGCAGCCCGGCTCTGGGAGGTGTCCGAGGGTCTCACCGGCGTCAGGTTCGACGGCTGA
- a CDS encoding helix-turn-helix transcriptional regulator: MIDRVGLAEFLVRRRHVLQPEDVGLPRGQRRRTSGLRREEVAALCHMSTDYYTRLEQERGPQPSEQMIASIAQGLHLSRDERDHLFRLAGHRPPPRGSGTDHISPGMLRIFDRLTDTPAEIVTELGETLRQTPLGVALVGDLSRHTGPSRSIGYRWFTDPTARALHPAEDHEFYSRMYVSGLRGVLTLRGPQSTAAQLLELLTARSAEFRALWAQHEVGIRPREIKRYNHPEVGRLELHCQILLDPEESHTLLVYTAAPGSESYEKLQLLSVVGST; this comes from the coding sequence ATGATCGACCGGGTCGGACTGGCAGAGTTCCTGGTCCGTCGTCGCCACGTACTGCAGCCCGAGGACGTCGGGCTGCCGCGCGGGCAACGGCGTCGCACCAGCGGGTTGCGGCGCGAGGAGGTCGCGGCGCTGTGCCACATGTCCACCGACTACTACACGCGGCTGGAGCAGGAACGCGGACCGCAGCCCTCCGAGCAGATGATCGCCTCGATTGCCCAGGGCCTGCACCTCTCACGCGACGAGCGTGACCATCTGTTCCGGCTCGCCGGCCATCGACCGCCGCCGCGGGGATCGGGCACCGACCACATCAGTCCCGGAATGCTGCGCATCTTCGACAGGCTCACCGACACCCCGGCCGAGATCGTCACCGAACTGGGGGAGACGCTGCGTCAGACACCGCTCGGCGTCGCCCTTGTCGGTGACCTGAGCCGACACACCGGACCGTCGCGCAGCATCGGCTACCGCTGGTTCACCGACCCCACCGCCCGGGCGCTGCACCCTGCCGAAGACCACGAATTCTATTCGCGCATGTATGTGTCGGGCCTGCGCGGAGTCCTCACGCTGCGCGGTCCGCAGTCCACGGCCGCGCAGCTGCTGGAGCTGCTCACTGCCCGGAGCGCAGAGTTCCGCGCGTTGTGGGCGCAGCACGAGGTGGGAATCCGACCCCGAGAAATCAAGCGCTACAACCATCCCGAGGTGGGGCGGTTGGAACTGCACTGTCAGATCCTGCTCGACCCGGAGGAGTCCCACACGCTGCTGGTGTATACCGCCGCACCGGGCAGCGAAAGCTATGAGAAACTGCAACTTCTCTCGGTGGTCGGCTCGACCTGA
- a CDS encoding GAP family protein, which yields MTGLIAALAGLAFLDSLSVLNIGVVAAIVYVSRLNRQSALPGGLSFIGGVYSVTSVFGLCAVLGIDFLTDLTGFELTPATRYGGGFLLGVVLILLAFFPLVAQSAAPGWAMAAMRQRPWLLGFVGVAIGLGQAPTAVPYLAGLAMIAAQQPLPAAWPALVLAYCAVALLPCMLVLALSTSKSKKADRAQRLLVRTLTQYGPLAVRILFVVAGILLIADALVHRAVWW from the coding sequence ATGACGGGCCTGATCGCGGCGTTGGCCGGTCTGGCATTCCTGGATTCACTCAGTGTGCTCAATATCGGCGTGGTGGCCGCGATTGTCTACGTCAGTCGGTTGAACCGGCAGTCCGCTCTGCCGGGGGGGCTGAGCTTCATCGGTGGGGTCTACTCGGTGACGTCGGTGTTCGGCCTGTGCGCCGTGCTCGGCATCGACTTCCTCACCGACCTCACCGGGTTCGAGCTCACCCCGGCAACCCGGTACGGGGGCGGGTTCCTGCTCGGTGTCGTGCTGATCCTGCTGGCATTCTTCCCGCTGGTGGCACAGAGCGCCGCCCCCGGCTGGGCCATGGCGGCAATGCGCCAGCGTCCCTGGCTGCTCGGATTCGTCGGCGTGGCAATCGGTCTCGGCCAAGCTCCGACAGCGGTCCCCTACCTGGCCGGGTTGGCGATGATCGCTGCACAACAGCCGTTACCAGCGGCCTGGCCAGCGCTCGTGCTCGCCTACTGCGCCGTCGCGCTGCTGCCCTGCATGCTGGTGCTGGCGCTGTCCACGAGTAAGAGCAAGAAGGCCGACCGGGCGCAGCGGCTATTGGTGCGCACCCTGACCCAGTACGGCCCACTCGCTGTGCGCATCCTGTTCGTCGTCGCCGGAATTCTGCTGATTGCCGACGCGCTGGTGCACCGCGCCGTGTGGTGGTGA
- a CDS encoding phosphonatase-like hydrolase: MTIQVAVLDMAGTTVADNGLVLAAFDRAATAAGVAASGPGRDQARQYVLDTMGQSKISVFRALLGDEDRAQVANAAFETAYSELVDAGGSTPITGAAETISRLRASGVRVALSTGFSAATQEKLLASLGWQSLADVALAAGQGLRGRPYPDLNLTALMRLGGDAVSNLAVLGDTTSDIDSGLRAGAAVVAGTLTGAHTDAQLRAAGATHIVTTVGEFADLVLAQR; the protein is encoded by the coding sequence ATGACGATCCAGGTGGCTGTCCTCGACATGGCCGGCACGACCGTGGCCGACAACGGTCTGGTGCTGGCGGCCTTCGACCGGGCGGCCACCGCGGCCGGGGTTGCGGCCTCGGGTCCCGGGCGCGATCAGGCCCGCCAGTATGTGCTCGACACCATGGGACAATCCAAAATCTCGGTCTTTCGGGCATTGCTCGGGGACGAGGACCGGGCCCAGGTGGCCAATGCCGCGTTCGAGACCGCCTATTCCGAGCTGGTCGATGCCGGTGGATCGACACCGATAACCGGTGCTGCCGAGACGATCTCGCGGCTGCGGGCGTCCGGCGTGCGGGTCGCACTGAGCACCGGCTTCAGCGCCGCCACCCAGGAGAAGCTGCTGGCGTCGTTGGGGTGGCAGTCGCTGGCCGATGTGGCGTTGGCCGCCGGCCAGGGACTGCGCGGGCGCCCGTACCCGGATCTGAACCTCACCGCGTTGATGCGGTTGGGCGGTGACGCCGTGAGCAACCTGGCGGTGCTCGGTGATACCACCAGCGACATCGACTCCGGTCTGCGTGCCGGGGCGGCCGTCGTCGCGGGCACCCTGACCGGTGCGCACACCGACGCGCAGCTGCGCGCCGCCGGTGCTACACACATCGTCACAACGGTCGGCGAGTTCGCGGATCTGGTTCTGGCGCAACGCTGA